One window of the Eucalyptus grandis isolate ANBG69807.140 chromosome 6, ASM1654582v1, whole genome shotgun sequence genome contains the following:
- the LOC104447095 gene encoding LOW QUALITY PROTEIN: probable aspartyl protease At4g16563 (The sequence of the model RefSeq protein was modified relative to this genomic sequence to represent the inferred CDS: deleted 2 bases in 1 codon), translated as MLNLLATSSLTRARHLKKLNSSASSNSTKVPSFPRSYGGYSIDLGFGTPAQSLTFVMDTGSSLLWFPCTSRYACASCVFPKSDPSKIRRFIPRLSSSVKLVGCRNPKCAWIFGPTAASRCRDECGSSGRNCSQQTCPPYLIQYGSGNTAGLLVSETLSFSGGRKVPGFLAGCSLFSTRQPAGIAGFGRGPESLPSQMGLRRFSYCLLSRRFDDTSASSDLVLDPAPGSGGDSKTKGVVYTPFRANRHPGSAFKNYYYIGLRKVLVGGTAVKIPHRYLVPGADGNGGAIVDSGSTFTFMERPVLDAVAEELERQMANYSRAKGVEAQIGLRPCFDVSGRGDTMTVPELSLHFKGGVRMMLPLENYLVLVRERRSEAACVAIVTDDASIGPEMSGGPAVILGSFQQQNFYVEYDLENERFGFRKQTCKVK; from the exons ATGCTGAACCTCCTCGCCACCTCCTCCCTCACCCGCGCCCGCCACCTCAAGAAGCTCAACTCCTCTGCCTCCTCCAACTCTACCAAAGTCCCGTCCTTCCCTCGCAGCTACGGCGGGTACTCCATAGATCTAGGCTTCGGCACGCCGGCCCAGAGCCTCACCTTCGTCATGGACACCGGGAGCAGCCTCCTCTGGTTCCCCTGTACCTCCCGCTACGCCTGCGCCTCCTGCGTCTTCCCTAAGTCCGACCCCTCCAAGATCCGCCGCTTCATCCCCAGGCTCTCCTCCTCCGTCAAGCTCGTCGGCTGCCGCAACCCCAAATGCGCCTGGATCTTCGGCCCCACGGCCGCCTCCCGCTGCCGCGACGAATGCGGCTCCTCCGGCCGCAACTGCTCCCAGCAGACCTGCCCGCCGTACCTCATCCAGTACGGCTCCGGCAACACCGCCGGCCTCTTGGTCTCCGAGACGCTCTCCTTCTCCGGGGGCCGGAAGGTACCGGGCTTCCTCGCCGGGTGCTCCCTGTTCTCGACCCGGCAGCCCGCGGGCATCGCCGGGTTCGGCCGCGGCCCGGAGTCGCTCCCCTCCCAGATGGGCCTCCGGAGGTTCTCCTACTGCCTCCTGTCCCGCCGCTTCGACGACACCTCCGCCAGCAGCGACCTCGTCCTGGACCCCGCGCCGGGCTCAGGCGGCGACAGCAAGACTAAAGGCGTCGTCTACACGCCGTTCCGGGCCAAC AGGCACCCGGGCTCGGCGTTCAAGAACTACTACTACATCGGCCTCCGCAAGGTCCTCGTCGGCGGGACGGCCGTGAAGATTCCGCACAGGTACCTCGTCCCGGGGGCCGACGGGAACGGCGGGGCCATCGTGGACTCGGGCTCCACTTTCACGTTCATGGAGCGGCCCGTGCTCGACGCGGTGGCCGAGGAGCTCGAGCGGCAGATGGCGAACTACAGCCGGGCCAAGGGCGTCGAGGCGCAGATCGGGCTGAGGCCGTGCTTCGACGTGTCGGGGCGGGGGGACACGATGACGGTGCCGGAGCTGTCGCTGCATTTCAAGGGCGGCGTGAGAATGATGCTGCCGTTGGAAAACTACTTGGTGCTGGTGAGGGAGCGCCGCTCGGAGGCGGCATGCGTGGCGATCGTGACGGACGATGCCTCGATCGGCCCGGAGATGAGCGGCGGACCGGCGGTCATATTGGGCAGCTTCCAGCAGCAGAATTTCTACGTGGAATACGATTTGGAGAATGAGAGGTTTGGGTTCAGAAAGCAGACTTGCAAAGTCAAATGA